Proteins co-encoded in one Quercus robur chromosome 8, dhQueRobu3.1, whole genome shotgun sequence genomic window:
- the LOC126694249 gene encoding uncharacterized protein LOC126694249 — MSKAKYVPDPILEDIVRNCGLASRLKFSAASKGWGLIVEKIRKDSPVTTDLGFVVAAYAGSIKQRFTIWKVEKEGTECVKVLSDTTRLSFVGCSGGCILFRENFYDRKKEFQVTDPLEGFQWKVPFHPKAGPHPKFAVTGHKQFLLLFQLFKHTNVVDSTTRFVLFNSGCHEWEERVVYIRNSYLMKEKEFKRDDCNKDGVFWQQKFYSFWSSLLMEYDVDNDVLTLFRIPEEMHLLESKSRLLLYRWLDSELHLWRFQGQHSQSILKKLCAITEISRGQPLFFDEDVGIIYMRGQDTVLFSYSLENHEEVKLLEISSNNAEVKMYKF, encoded by the coding sequence ATGAGTAAAGCAAAATATGTACCTGACCCTATTCTTGAAGACATCGTTCGCAACTGTGGGCTAGCTAGTCGATTGAAATTTTCTGCTGCTTCAAAGGGGTGGGGATTAATTGTTGAGAAAATTCGTAAAGACTCACCGGTGACAACAGATTTGGGCTTTGTGGTGGCGGCATATGCTGGTAGCATTAAACAAAGATTTACCATTTGGAAGGTTGAAAAGGAGGGTACAGAGTGTGTCAAGGTATTATCTGATACTACACGTTTGTCCTTCGTTGGCTGCTCCGGGGGATGTATTCTGTTCAGGGAGAATTTTTATGACCGAAAGAAGGAGTTTCAGGTTACTGATCCTCTGGAAGGATTTCAATGGAAGGTCCCATTTCATCCCAAAGCTGGTCCTCATCCAAAATTTGCAGTAACAGGACACAAACAGTTTCTGCTATTGTTCCAATTGTTCAAGCACACAAACGTAGTCGATTCAACTACCAGATTCGTGCTATTCAACTCAGGATGCCATGAGTGGGAAGAGAGGGTAGTTTATATAAGAAATTCttatttgatgaaagaaaaagaatttaagcGGGATGACTGCAACAAGGATGGGGTTTTTTGGCAACAGAAATTTTACTCCTTTTGGAGTTCTCTTCTAATGGAGTATGATGTTGATAATGATGTGTTGACGCTTTTCAGAATACCTGAGGAAATGCATTTGTTAGAATCAAAGTCAAGGTTACTTTTATACAGATGGTTGGATTCTGAATTGCATCTTTGGCGTTTCCAGGGGCAGCACAGCCAATCTATTTTGAAGAAATTGTGTGCAATAACAGAAATTTCTAGAGGCCAgcctttattttttgatgaagaTGTAGGGATCATCTATATGAGAGGTCAAGATACGGTATTGTTTTCTTATAGTTTAGAGAATCACGAAGAGGTGAAATTGTTGGAAATAAGCAGCAATAATGCTGAAGTTAAAATGTATAAATTCTGA